Proteins co-encoded in one Cyanobacterium stanieri LEGE 03274 genomic window:
- a CDS encoding potassium channel family protein: MKPFIIVCALGRTGYKIYNLLKQQGANVVGISDRPLTTQENDHIIVGNMRSPQVLMEAGINQAHTIVLASNDDALNVAILTQARTLNPKIRIINRLYNRTLGARLDNTLPDHFTMSVPALAAPIFAFTATGNRAIGHLKLLDKTWALQEQVIDQNHPWLGLKLSELWDNLEQMLIYYLPKHGEIDLVSAVIEGKSLELGDHLIVATKTKINNKSRSFLLKCLKVFLNIGKYKQYARPVIVVTLVLLSLIFLATFTYVFVNWNISPVDALYFSVGMITGAGGKEEVAENAPDIIKIFTALMMIVGAGIIGICYALINDFVLGSRLKQSWDVAQIPSKNHYIICGLGNVGIEIVRELHRQGQDVVVIEPDPNNRFLHSVRSLGIPIIVEDATLSDTLNTANVQRAIALLVLTSNDMLNVEIALTVKALAPQLPVTLRVQESQFAQSVQDVFQFETVLSPSDLATHSFAAAALGGRILGNGMTQDLLWVALATMITPNHPFCGQEIKNIASQADLVPLYLTRENKNIHSWQLLDIQLKENDVLYLTIPANRLDELWRMDSFASILIHH, translated from the coding sequence ATGAAACCTTTTATTATTGTTTGTGCTTTAGGTAGAACAGGTTATAAGATTTATAACTTATTAAAGCAACAGGGGGCTAATGTGGTGGGAATTAGCGATCGCCCCTTAACTACCCAAGAAAATGATCATATCATTGTCGGTAATATGAGATCCCCCCAAGTGTTAATGGAGGCAGGTATTAACCAAGCCCATACCATTGTCTTAGCCAGTAATGACGATGCTTTAAATGTGGCTATTCTTACCCAAGCACGAACTCTTAATCCCAAAATTAGAATCATTAACCGTCTCTACAATCGTACCTTAGGAGCGAGATTAGATAATACCCTCCCCGATCACTTTACCATGAGTGTTCCAGCCCTTGCCGCCCCTATCTTTGCTTTTACTGCCACAGGAAACAGGGCGATCGGGCATCTAAAATTATTAGATAAAACTTGGGCGCTACAAGAACAAGTAATTGATCAAAATCATCCTTGGTTAGGGTTAAAATTATCAGAGCTTTGGGATAACCTCGAGCAAATGTTAATTTACTATTTACCCAAACATGGAGAAATTGATCTTGTTTCCGCCGTTATCGAGGGTAAAAGTCTCGAATTAGGGGATCATTTAATCGTTGCCACTAAAACCAAAATAAATAATAAATCAAGAAGTTTTCTTCTTAAATGCTTAAAGGTTTTTCTCAATATCGGTAAATATAAACAATATGCCCGTCCTGTAATAGTTGTTACCCTCGTACTATTATCACTCATATTCCTAGCCACCTTTACTTACGTTTTTGTCAATTGGAACATTTCTCCCGTTGACGCCTTATATTTTAGTGTAGGTATGATTACAGGGGCAGGAGGTAAGGAAGAAGTAGCCGAAAATGCTCCAGATATAATTAAAATATTTACTGCCCTCATGATGATTGTGGGTGCTGGAATCATCGGCATTTGTTATGCTCTTATAAATGATTTTGTCCTCGGTAGTCGTCTCAAACAATCTTGGGATGTAGCACAAATTCCCAGCAAAAATCATTACATCATCTGTGGATTAGGCAATGTGGGCATTGAAATTGTTCGAGAATTACACCGTCAAGGGCAAGATGTTGTAGTTATTGAACCAGATCCCAATAATCGTTTTCTTCATTCTGTACGTTCTTTAGGCATACCCATTATCGTTGAAGATGCCACTTTATCTGATACCCTCAATACCGCTAATGTGCAAAGGGCGATCGCTTTGTTAGTATTAACCAGTAATGATATGTTAAACGTAGAAATAGCCCTAACTGTCAAAGCCCTTGCCCCCCAACTACCCGTAACCTTAAGAGTACAAGAAAGTCAATTTGCTCAATCAGTTCAAGACGTATTTCAATTTGAAACAGTCCTATCCCCGTCCGACTTAGCAACCCACTCCTTTGCCGCCGCGGCTCTTGGAGGCAGAATTCTCGGCAATGGCATGACTCAAGATCTACTTTGGGTAGCTCTTGCCACTATGATTACACCCAATCACCCCTTCTGTGGTCAAGAAATCAAAAATATCGCTAGTCAAGCCGATTTAGTCCCTCTTTACCTAACAAGA